One genomic window of Glycine soja cultivar W05 chromosome 9, ASM419377v2, whole genome shotgun sequence includes the following:
- the LOC114367461 gene encoding uncharacterized protein LOC114367461 isoform X2 codes for MQSETEQQSWRLHVTAKANKFNFRLRFAAATHRYRPTWNLSFFRISILLKLPKFALRINSHPTNPTRGRGFFATKFTKILHRLRPRLPKKKESNAPCLKDPIRSGFWIMGILAFLAQRGIGMLASVGSLLLLFRKLKIAKLVNLVTFFLVVVGTIFYYLFDYNLDYSYNNYWQYMRRSWSKMVSL; via the exons ATGCAATCAGAGACAGAACAACAATCATGGAGACTTCACGTCACTGCCAAAGCCAACAAATTCAACTTCAGACTCAGATTCGCCGCCGCAACTCACAGATACAGACCCACTTGGAACCTCTCCTTCTTCCGCATTTCCATTCTCCTCAAGCTTCCTAAATTCGCCTTAAGAATCAATTCACACCCCACAAACCCAACACGCGGACGAGGATTCTTTGCAACCAAATTCACCAAAATTCTCCACAGACTTCGACCTCGGTTGCCCAAAAAGAAGGAATCAAATGCTCCATGTCTGAAG GATCCAATTCGTAGTGGCTTTTGGATTATGGGGATTCTAGCATTTCTGGCTCAAAGGGGAATCGGGATGCTTGCTTCTGTGGGGTCTTTGTTGCTTTTGTTCAGGAAATTGAAGATAGCAAAGCTTGTGAATTTAGTAACATTCTTCTTAGTGGTGGTGGGAACAATATTTTATTACCTGTTTGATTATAATTTAGATTatagttataataattattgGCAGTACATGAGAAGGTCATGGAGTAAAATGGTTAGTCTCTAG
- the LOC114367461 gene encoding uncharacterized protein LOC114367461 isoform X1 has translation MQSETEQQSWRLHVTAKANKFNFRLRFAAATHRYRPTWNLSFFRISILLKLPKFALRINSHPTNPTRGRGFFATKFTKILHRLRPRLPKKKESNAPCLKVNDPIRSGFWIMGILAFLAQRGIGMLASVGSLLLLFRKLKIAKLVNLVTFFLVVVGTIFYYLFDYNLDYSYNNYWQYMRRSWSKMVSL, from the exons ATGCAATCAGAGACAGAACAACAATCATGGAGACTTCACGTCACTGCCAAAGCCAACAAATTCAACTTCAGACTCAGATTCGCCGCCGCAACTCACAGATACAGACCCACTTGGAACCTCTCCTTCTTCCGCATTTCCATTCTCCTCAAGCTTCCTAAATTCGCCTTAAGAATCAATTCACACCCCACAAACCCAACACGCGGACGAGGATTCTTTGCAACCAAATTCACCAAAATTCTCCACAGACTTCGACCTCGGTTGCCCAAAAAGAAGGAATCAAATGCTCCATGTCTGAAGGTTAAT GATCCAATTCGTAGTGGCTTTTGGATTATGGGGATTCTAGCATTTCTGGCTCAAAGGGGAATCGGGATGCTTGCTTCTGTGGGGTCTTTGTTGCTTTTGTTCAGGAAATTGAAGATAGCAAAGCTTGTGAATTTAGTAACATTCTTCTTAGTGGTGGTGGGAACAATATTTTATTACCTGTTTGATTATAATTTAGATTatagttataataattattgGCAGTACATGAGAAGGTCATGGAGTAAAATGGTTAGTCTCTAG
- the LOC114425325 gene encoding RING-H2 finger protein ATL74-like — MLQRRFLETELSMPPSYGGSGANNTRDTFISDANFDTNMVIILAALLCALICALGLNSIARCALRCGRRFGDETAEQAAARLAGTGLKRRELSRIPVAVYGAAGGENTIPATECPICLGEFEKGDKVRMLPKCNHGFHVRCIDTWLLSHSSCPNCRHSLLEKTSAAPESGSGRRSEVVVVVEQAS; from the coding sequence ATGCTACAACGGCGGTTTCTGGAGACGGAGCTGAGCATGCCACCGTCGTACGGCGGCAGCGGCGCAAACAACACGCGCGACACGTTCATCAGCGACGCGAACTTCGACACAAACATGGTGATCATTCTGGCGGCGCTGCTGTGCGCTTTGATATGCGCGCTGGGCCTGAACTCCATCGCGCGGTGCGCGCTGAGGTGCGGGCGGCGCTTCGGCGACGAGACGGCGGAGCAGGCGGCTGCAAGGCTGGCGGGGACCGGGCTGAAGCGCCGCGAGCTCAGCCGCATCCCGGTGGCGGTGTACGGCGCCGCCGGAGGAGAAAACACTATTCCGGCGACGGAGTGCCCCATATGCCTCGGCGAGTTCGAGAAAGGGGACAAGGTTCGAATGTTGCCTAAATGCAACCACGGTTTCCACGTGAGGTGCATTGACACGTGGCTCTTGTCGCATTCCTCGTGCCCCAATTGCCGCCACTCGCTCCTAGAGAAAACCTCCGCCGCGCCGGAAAGTGGGTCGGGGCGGCGGAGCGAGGTGGTTGTTGTGGTGGAGCAGGCGAGTTGA